Proteins encoded together in one Polaribacter reichenbachii window:
- a CDS encoding right-handed parallel beta-helix repeat-containing protein, with translation MILKNYKNLILILLLQFCLHINATDIYVAKNGDDSNSGTIESPLLTISKAASIAVAGDVVYIREGTYEETLAPANSGTAGNPIIFQSYPGERVIISAMESLSGWSQDSGAIYKTTIPFTSLGQQNFVMHQETALDLARWPNKTDQDAFALNSLRNSGGSASDVINNAYLTESSIPNINWTDGAVWFYGDKPGSGWIAWKAKITSSSSGRVNFNLDKNPDWIRTFHAPADFGDFYLEGVKGALDYQNEWYFNPSTKELFVQLPSGAAPADGDVKMRRRNETINLKHKKYIEVRNLAVFGGGITLEDDTRWTTNSNTTNNVLYGISSFYGAYTQGIVTGFNTGVAAIKMEGSNNTIEKCEIAYGSATGINVRGNYHTIKNNLIHDFNTLGSYDAPVVLRGMHNSKFINNQVSKGGRDGINYSGTNNEIAYNDISRSNLIADDCALFYTVGKQENTEIHHNWFHDNYSRGDLNKAAGIYLDNDAESFKVHHNVVWNTEWTNIQINWNGKDLEIYNNTLWNGSEVMGAWHKEGTSFTNVKVWNNLGSDNNWEPESDKQNNLVVSSDVFANVSQGDFTLNSDSEPIDKGREITGITDGFLGDHPDVGAYEFGGENWVAGTDWDPTYGPADLGCYGLPGEVCSDLPADDKDLDGVVDSLDLCPDTPRNTTVNADGCAIFTIAADNFTVLTKGETCASSDNGSIAITSKENSLTFTATIEGTSMSQTFTSDVEFTNLTSGNYTLCITTDADANYKQCYNIIITAPEDLSVAAKVNENQKSIALNLTGSELYRINLNGVITVTDQENITLPLKTGENNIKVSTDKDCQGNFQEKVILLDEILVYPSIVKENFTIAFPENQTKNVSYQVMSSTGKIVLQKSFQLQNRNILVATNQLSAGVYFVKVTGNNMNSNFKIIKQ, from the coding sequence GTACAGCAGGTAACCCAATTATATTTCAATCGTATCCAGGAGAAAGAGTCATAATTTCTGCAATGGAATCTCTTTCTGGTTGGTCTCAAGATAGTGGTGCTATTTATAAAACAACAATTCCTTTTACTTCTTTAGGGCAACAGAATTTTGTAATGCATCAAGAAACTGCATTAGATTTGGCAAGATGGCCTAATAAAACAGATCAAGATGCTTTTGCATTAAACTCTTTAAGAAATTCTGGAGGTAGTGCTTCAGATGTTATCAACAATGCTTACTTAACAGAAAGTTCTATACCAAATATAAACTGGACAGATGGTGCTGTATGGTTTTATGGTGATAAACCTGGCTCTGGTTGGATTGCTTGGAAAGCCAAAATTACAAGCAGTTCTAGTGGTAGAGTAAATTTTAATTTAGATAAAAACCCAGATTGGATTCGTACGTTTCACGCTCCTGCAGATTTTGGAGATTTTTATTTAGAAGGTGTAAAAGGCGCTTTAGATTATCAAAATGAATGGTATTTTAATCCATCAACAAAAGAACTTTTTGTGCAATTACCAAGTGGTGCAGCTCCTGCAGATGGAGATGTTAAAATGAGAAGGAGAAACGAAACCATTAACCTAAAACATAAAAAATACATAGAAGTAAGAAATTTAGCTGTTTTTGGTGGAGGTATAACTTTAGAAGATGATACAAGATGGACAACAAATTCTAACACAACTAACAATGTTTTATATGGTATTTCTTCTTTTTATGGTGCTTACACTCAAGGTATAGTAACTGGTTTTAACACTGGTGTTGCAGCCATAAAAATGGAAGGTTCTAACAACACCATAGAAAAATGCGAAATTGCTTACGGTTCTGCAACTGGTATTAATGTTAGAGGGAATTATCATACTATCAAAAATAATTTAATACACGATTTTAATACTTTAGGTTCTTATGATGCTCCTGTTGTTTTAAGAGGTATGCACAATTCTAAATTTATAAATAACCAAGTTAGCAAAGGTGGTAGAGATGGTATAAATTATAGTGGTACAAATAACGAAATTGCATATAATGATATTTCTAGAAGTAATTTAATTGCTGATGATTGTGCACTTTTTTACACAGTTGGTAAACAGGAAAATACAGAAATTCATCACAATTGGTTTCACGATAATTATTCTAGAGGAGATCTTAACAAAGCTGCAGGAATTTATTTAGACAACGATGCAGAAAGTTTTAAAGTGCATCATAATGTAGTCTGGAACACAGAATGGACAAACATTCAAATAAATTGGAATGGTAAAGATTTAGAAATTTACAACAATACTTTATGGAATGGCTCAGAAGTAATGGGTGCTTGGCATAAAGAGGGTACATCTTTTACCAATGTAAAAGTATGGAATAATTTAGGAAGCGATAATAACTGGGAACCAGAATCTGACAAACAAAATAACCTTGTTGTTTCTTCGGATGTTTTTGCCAATGTAAGTCAAGGAGATTTTACTTTAAATTCAGATTCAGAACCTATAGATAAAGGGAGAGAAATTACGGGTATTACTGATGGTTTTTTAGGTGATCATCCAGATGTTGGCGCTTACGAATTTGGTGGCGAAAATTGGGTTGCTGGTACAGATTGGGATCCTACTTATGGACCAGCAGATTTAGGTTGTTATGGTTTGCCTGGTGAAGTATGTTCAGATTTACCTGCAGATGATAAAGATTTAGACGGAGTTGTAGATAGCTTAGATTTATGTCCTGATACACCAAGAAATACAACTGTAAACGCAGATGGTTGTGCAATTTTTACAATTGCAGCAGATAATTTTACAGTCTTAACAAAAGGAGAAACTTGTGCTTCTAGCGATAATGGAAGTATAGCAATTACATCCAAAGAAAATTCATTAACATTTACAGCAACTATAGAAGGTACAAGTATGTCGCAAACTTTTACTTCTGATGTTGAGTTTACGAATTTAACCTCTGGTAATTATACACTTTGTATCACAACAGATGCAGATGCTAATTACAAACAGTGTTATAATATTATAATTACAGCTCCAGAAGATTTGTCTGTTGCTGCTAAAGTAAATGAAAATCAAAAAAGTATCGCTTTAAATCTTACTGGTAGTGAGTTGTATAGAATTAATTTAAACGGAGTTATTACAGTTACAGATCAAGAAAATATTACGCTTCCTTTAAAAACAGGAGAGAATAATATTAAAGTTTCTACGGATAAAGATTGTCAAGGTAATTTTCAAGAAAAAGTTATTTTGTTAGATGAAATCTTGGTGTATCCATCAATTGTAAAAGAAAATTTCACGATTGCATTTCCAGAAAATCAAACTAAAAATGTGTCGTATCAAGTAATGTCATCAACAGGTAAAATTGTTTTACAAAAAAGCTTTCAACTTCAAAATAGAAATATTTTAGTGGCTACTAATCAACTTTCTGCTGGTGTATATTTTGTAAAAGTTACTGGTAATAATATGAATTCAAATTTTAAAATTATAAAACAATGA